One stretch of Rhinolophus ferrumequinum isolate MPI-CBG mRhiFer1 chromosome 5, mRhiFer1_v1.p, whole genome shotgun sequence DNA includes these proteins:
- the ZNF518B gene encoding zinc finger protein 518B, with protein MQIKKMKDTGQQLFTPQVNGHNSLTMSPRQPNADNRATRPDRQDAQTLLCQGSEAEAAVLTTTACVKCKSVHKIPLQDLRKGTGQGPKEDGYECFQCRLGVASPHFHLGDSNPSATHVGNKMETISSPGNHKFKVRNFKPGKYYCDKCRFSTKDPLQYRKHTLQHEEIKFICSHCSYISYTKGEFQRHLVKHTGIFPYQCEYCDYGAIRNDYIVKHRRRVHERAGGKRPPKTVAKLEPKRTSTSKNTELLKASDSSPAFQSKLSDQLSRFSLHTSKDKTHNVRSLPESKEHQKDVVCVPNKMPLLEPNEVTVFEDKSVEVEVLSPAKEPVQPGMPLTVVAPAELVVPANCLAQLIDVKVVNGTQQLVLKLFPLEENNSLEAGGGDGGHSERMAKEKRLNEQETMVSAGQTKSLTIGRNVGQFGGVDNLQSSVQKQLKNVKWMRSYDFFMSNSSVHSYRESFLNSERVEYLQKKSHMYPHRTTLPPVALKRPSPSSVDKNSVLWGLGTASNPFPYKAAVSFTEDGRNLHSDPQRLLPLAASPATISFLGEKGLLPIRKSDLGSRSEISIPVTMVPSTRKVKDSQTEEYKAVSTIGQRRSEYLHINITGEDRIRSQQPGDKPLELKNSERTSDSFEGPVISSVFSLSSGSEDVPEGVKWNSSTSKIKSIELLRRKIAQLIESCGKPSSLAANNAHRRSVGQAAKVPEKATPEGVREINVSFTGTGYPPGTVPKPRDAGGICAQLTHSKHTYPQFAGGRSGKTESRGTRKAHVATPVLIPKGAVLRVLNSSKDAHVIEATCGAPVSIPCSETQLIKPIPFCPAKQINSDLQSLTSENGPVDMSHNLDTTLRPKPRKESVVCSTTAKKAGPLHGLQGSSELSKQGKLLPRSLSISKNKSKQVNSSKKKSKMQADASRFLKDPSIFQVARQLRLIAAKPDQLIKCPRRNQPVIVLNHPDVDSPEVTNVMKVINKYKGNVLKVVLSERTRCQLGIRRHHVRLTYQNLEEANQIKRQMMLKMKLKKVHKNNYQVVGSLPDDAQCIFKCWFCGRLYEDQEEWMSHGQRHLIEATRDWDVLSSRGK; from the coding sequence atgcaaataaagaagaTGAAGGACACTGGGCAGCAGTTGTTTACCCCACAAGTGAATGGACATAATTCCCTGACCATGTCGCCCAGACAACCTAATGCTGATAATCGAGCGACTCGGCCAGATAGGCAAGACGCTCAGACTCTCCTGTGTCAAGGCTCGGAGGCAGAGGCTGCCGTACTGACCACCACCGCATGTGTCAAGTGCAAAAGTGTGCACAAAATCCCTCTTCAGGACTTGAGAAAGGGCACCGGGCAAGGCCCAAAAGAAGACGGGTACGAATGCTTCCAGTGCCGCCTTGGTGTGGCTTCTCCTCACTTTCATTTGGGGGACAGTAATCCCAGCGCTACTCATgtgggaaataaaatggaaaccatCTCAAGTCCTGGCAATCACAAATTCAAGGTAAGAAACTTTAAACCAGGCAAATACTATTGTGACAAGTGTCGCTTCTCCACCAAGGACCCTCTGCAGTACAGGAAGCACACACTTCAGCATGAAGAGATTAAATTCATTTGTTCTCACTGCAGCTACATTTCCTACACCAAAGGGGAGTTTCAGAGGCACTTGGTGAAACACACGGGCATATTCCCTTACCAGTGTGAGTACTGTGACTATGGAGCCATCAGAAACGATTACATTGTCAAACACAGGAGGAGAGTTCACGAGAGGGCTGGTGGCAAACGGCCGCCCAAAACTGTTGCCAAGCTGGAGCCCAAGAGAACCAGCACGTCAAAAAACACGGAGCTGTTAAAAGCCTCCGATTCAAGCCCTGCTTTTCAGAGTAAGTTGTCAGATCAGCTTTCAAGATTCTCCCTCCATACAAGTAAAGACAAAACTCACAATGTCAGGTCGTTACCTGAATCAAAGGAACACCAAAAAGATGTGGTGTGTGTTCCAAATAAAATGCCGCTGTTGGAGCCAAATGAAGTCACTGTGTTCGAGGACAAAAGCGTGGAGGTGGAAGTGCTGTCTCCCGCCAAAGAGCCCGTTCAGCCCGGAATGCCCTTAACCGTGGTGGCGCCGGCAGAACTGGTGGTCCCCGCAAACTGTTTAGCCCAGTTGATAGATGTGAAGGTTGTCAATGGAACGCAGCAGCTTGTTCTGAAACTGTTTCctctggaagaaaataatagcCTTGAAGCTGGTGGGGGTGATGGAGGGCATTCTGAACGGATGGCTAAAGAGAAGAGATTGAATGAGcaagaaacaatggtttctgcaGGACAAACAAAGTCACTAACGATCGGAAGGAATGTTGGACAATTTGGTGGTGTTGATAATCTTCAATCATCGGTTCAGAAACAACTTAAAAACGTGAAGTGGATGAGGTCTTATGATTTTTTCATGTCAAATTCTAGTGTGCACAGCTACAGAGAGTCCTTTCTCAACTCGGAGAGAGTTGAGTATTTGCAGAAAAAAAGCCACATGTATCCACATAGAACTACTCTTCCTCCCGTTGCCTTAAAACGTCCTTCGCCATCATCTGTAGATAAGAACAGTGTCTTATGGGGTCTTGGCACTGCATCAAATCCTTTTCCATATAAAGCTGCTGTTTCTTTTACTGAAGATGGAAGAAATTTACACAGTGATCCCCAGAGGTTACTTCCTCTTGCTGCATCGCCTGCAACCATTTCCTTCTTGGGAGAAAAGGGCTTATTGCCCATAAGAAAAAGTGACTTGGGATCTAGAAGTGAGATCAGTATTCCTGTGACAATGGTTCCGTCTACGAGGAAGGTGAAAGACAGCCAGACAGAGGAATACAAGGCAGTTTCAACTATAGGCCAACGTAGAAGTGagtatttacatataaacataaCGGGAGAAGACAGAATCAGATCTCAACAGCCTGGGGATAAACCTTTGGAATTAAAGAATTCTGAAAGGACCAGTGACTCTTTCGAGGGCCCGGTCATCTCATCCGTATTTTCTCTGAGCTCTGGATCTGAAGACGTCCCTGAAGGCGTGAAGTGGAATAGTTCAACATCCAAAATAAAGTCAATTGAACTCTTGCGCAGAAAGATAGCTCAGTTAATTGAATCCTGTGGCAAGCCTTCATCTTTGGCTGCAAATAACGCACATCGCCGTTCTGTGGGACAGGCAGCAAAGGTACCTGAGAAAGCTACCCCTGAAGGTGTTCGAGAAATTAATGTGTCATTCACTGGCACTGGCTACCCCCCGGGGACTGTCCCCAAACCTCGGGATGCGGGTGGTATTTGTGCACAGCTTACCCACAGTAAGCACACATATCCACAGTTTGCAGGAGGCCGCAGTGGGAAAACTGAAAGCCGAGGAACCAGGAAGGCTCATGTTGCTACTCCAGTGTTGATCCCCAAGGGGGCAGTATTGAGGGTCCTTAATTCCTCCAAGGATGCCCACGTGATAGAGGCTACGTGTGGAGCACCCGTCAGCATCCCTTGCAGTGAGACCCAGTTGATAAAACCCATTCCGTTCTGTCCAGCGAAACAGATAAACTCAGATTTACAGTCTCTGACAAGTGAAAATGGGCCAGTAGACATGTCCCATAACTTGGACACAACGCTTCGGCCTAAACCAAGAAAAGAGAGTGTGGTTTGTAGCACCACCGCTAAAAAAGCTGGCCCCCTGCATGGTCTGCAGGGAAGCAGTGAATTGAGCAAGCAGGGAAAACTGCTGCCCAGAAGTCTTtctataagtaaaaataaaagcaaacaagtGAACTCAtccaagaagaaaagcaagatgcAGGCTGATGCCAGCCGCTTTCTCAAGGACCCTTCGATTTTTCAGGTTGCAAGGCAGCTCCGGCTGATAGCAGCCAAACCAGACCAGTTGATTAAATGCCCCCGTCGGAACCAGCCCGTCATAGTGTTAAACCATCCAGATGTTGACTCACCAGAAGTGACCAATGTGATGAAGGTAATAAACAAGTACAAAGGCAACGTCCTTAAAGTCGTCTTATCAGAGAGGACTAGGTGTCAGTTAGGCATCAGACGGCATCATGTTCGGCTGACCTACCAGAACCTGGAGGAAGCCAatcaaataaaaagacagatgatgttgaaaatgaaacttaaaaaagtTCATAAAAACAACTATCAGGTGGTGGGTTCCTTGCCTGATGATGCACAATGTATATTCAAGTGCTGGTTTTGCGGACGGCTGTACGAAGATCAGGAAGAATGGATGAGTCACGGCCAACGACATTTGATAGAAGCAACTAGAGATTGGGATGTTCTTTCTTCCAGGGGCAAATGA